In one window of Leptospirillum ferriphilum DNA:
- a CDS encoding TraR/DksA family transcriptional regulator → MVKGEERNQRLREILLSKQTEVERDIRQHLARQIGPENEHRLDSALDQGDLSSIDMGEGVDLALLEMRNKTRKAIHQALQRLGEGTYGYCEECGGEIEEKRLKVMPFAQLCIVCQRKKEELEKIEKEESIRDADSA, encoded by the coding sequence ATGGTAAAAGGCGAAGAGCGCAACCAGCGGCTGAGAGAGATTCTCCTATCAAAACAAACGGAAGTCGAGAGGGATATCCGCCAACATCTCGCCCGTCAGATCGGACCAGAAAATGAACACCGGCTGGATTCAGCCCTGGACCAGGGTGACCTGTCCTCCATCGACATGGGAGAGGGAGTCGACCTGGCCCTCCTGGAAATGCGCAACAAAACGCGGAAAGCCATTCATCAGGCACTTCAGCGCCTAGGAGAAGGGACATATGGCTACTGCGAGGAGTGCGGAGGAGAAATTGAGGAAAAGCGGCTGAAAGTCATGCCTTTCGCTCAACTTTGCATTGTTTGTCAGCGCAAAAAAGAAGAACTGGAAAAAATTGAAAAGGAGGAAAGTATCCGGGATGCCGATTCTGCCTGA